From a region of the Primulina eburnea isolate SZY01 chromosome 7, ASM2296580v1, whole genome shotgun sequence genome:
- the LOC140836625 gene encoding tetraspanin-19-like — MGRMARSCTQSLLKAVNYALGMFGVAMIVYALWMFRVWLRDRESDHAETPWFTYTVLGFGVLMCLITCSGHVAAETASGCCLYFYMVLVFLVCVFEGAVTADVFLNSNWEEDFPEDPTENLDKLKDFIKDNFDICKWIGFTVVALQGMGILLAIILKALGPHHVRYYESDDDYLPDRVPLLKNYVPHQSYVVSDQFGPKTRFSEFENQP; from the exons ATGGGTCGTATGGCACGCAGTTGCACTCAGTCGCTGCTGAAAGCGGTGAATTACGCCTTGGGAATGTTTGGTGTTGCCATGATTGTGTACgctttatggatgttcagagttTGGCTGCGCGACCGCGAATCCGATCATGCGGAAACACCTTG GTTCACGTACACTGTACTTGGCTTCGGAGTTCTCATGTGCCTGATTACGTGCTCGGGCCATGTTGCTGCGGAGACTGCTAGTGGATGTTGCCTTTACTTT TACATGGTTTTGGTGTTTCTGGTTTGTGTTTTTGAAGGTGCAGTCACTGCGGACGTATTTTTAAACAGCAACTGGGAGGAG GATTTTCCTGAGGACCCAACTGAGAACTTGGATAAGTTGAAGGACTTTATCAAGGATAACTTTGACATATGCAAATGGATTGGCTTTACAGTTGTGGCCTTACAG GGCATGGGTATATTATTGGCTATTATTCTAAAAGCTTTAGGACCACATCATGTGAGGTACTATGAAAGTGATGATGATTATCTACCAGATAGAGTACCTCTGCTCAAGAATTATGTTCCACACCAATCTTATGTCGTTAGTGACCAGTTTGGGCCAAAAACAAGATTCTCAGAATTTGAGAATCAACCGTAA